TTACGCTGCTCTTCGAGAACAGAATACTCATGGAGCATCATAGAGAACCATTTGTCCACTACTTCAGAGTCGAGCACCTCTGCTAGCCCTAGCTCTACGAAATATTGGCAGTTTTTCTCTTCCTGACCTGGAATAGCTTTATAGAAGAGCATTGGAATTCCCTTCGCCTGACCTTCCGTACAGGTCATGCCTCCAGGCTTTGTGATCAGTAGGTCGGAAGCATCCATCAGTTTATTGATTTCACTGGTGTATCCAAGAATCCTGACGTTAGGATGATTGAGTCTTGGATTGGACTTCATTTTGGCTATAAGCTTCTCGTTGCTACCCATACAAAAGATAAGCTGGATGTTATCCATTCTAGCTGTGAGTGAATTCATAATCTCTTTGCCGAACATCAGTCCCCAGCCTCCACCCATTATGAGTACAGTAGGGATATCTGCTAGACATAGTTCCTTACGGAGCTGCGTCTTGTTGGAACGTTCCCAGAACTTTGGATGCACTGGAATGCCGGTGACTGTTACAAGCTCTGGAGCGATCCCACGGCCTGTGAGAATAGATTTGACACGCGGGGTAGAGACGAGATATCGGTTGACCTCAGAATTTACCCAGCTACCGTGTGCATCATAATCTGTAATTAACGTATACAGCGGTACCTCCAATCCGCGACGCTTTAGTCTGGAAATGACAGCGGCTGGAATGGGGTGGGTGCAAATAATCAAATCAGGCTTTAGCTGCTCGATTACTTGTGAGGCATGTGTATAAAAAATCCGGTGAAGTGCCATCTTAGTCAACGGGTTCAATGATTTATGATATTGTGTCTTATACATCATGCCGACCAGCTTGGGCTGGCTGCTAACTGTTTTTCGGTAAGCGGAAAGAATCCATGGGGCGACCAT
This Paenibacillus sp. FSL R5-0345 DNA region includes the following protein-coding sequences:
- a CDS encoding UDP-N-acetylglucosamine--LPS N-acetylglucosamine transferase, which gives rise to MRKKRVLLFSEGFGTGHTGAAYALAEGIKLLNPDVQCRVIELGKFLNPMVAPWILSAYRKTVSSQPKLVGMMYKTQYHKSLNPLTKMALHRIFYTHASQVIEQLKPDLIICTHPIPAAVISRLKRRGLEVPLYTLITDYDAHGSWVNSEVNRYLVSTPRVKSILTGRGIAPELVTVTGIPVHPKFWERSNKTQLRKELCLADIPTVLIMGGGWGLMFGKEIMNSLTARMDNIQLIFCMGSNEKLIAKMKSNPRLNHPNVRILGYTSEINKLMDASDLLITKPGGMTCTEGQAKGIPMLFYKAIPGQEEKNCQYFVELGLAEVLDSEVVDKWFSMMLHEYSVLEEQRKRRLAPDKHQPQTCATTVLQMLGNPVDKTADIRGARAQARGEEAVCITP